Proteins from one Syntrophaceae bacterium genomic window:
- a CDS encoding LysM peptidoglycan-binding domain-containing protein — MQKRSVSWIILSIVIVFCFLGTSWGAEEQSKAKSAVAASADVRDPSAEKTRTADKPMSAGEQKPIGETASPQEANNGEGQDQDLMEEALALLEESQVSWSRGDLEGALELLDQAYALVLDTDGDPSVARQKDDLRLLVARRIVAIYTSMRTVAKGKRSEIPLLMNADVEKEIRSFQTVERNFFMESYRRSGIYRPAMVRQLKKAGLPEELSWLPLVESGFKIHALSRARALGLWQFIPSTGYKYGLNRTDWVDERMDLEKSTRAAIDYMKALHEMFGDWLTVLAAYNCGEGRVLRVISQQKLNYLDRFWDLYHLLPYETARYVPRFLATIHIIRDPKKYGMELPEALEKEIPFETVKIQKSMKLADIATRIETSEETMSFLNSELRHGITPDKDYDLKVPIEKAEVLLARIDDIPRWELPAPDRESHRFVRYRVRRGDSLASIARKHRTTPQAIRSCNPSLAKARLRSGQTLVIPAKRRSAAASPVRITKKGSAGSSGSYRVKKGDTLSELAERFNTTPAQLSRLNRVKGNKLFTGQLLKIPSQRNEETSEDTADQKAQKNRKKGKAAGTSAGEEGKTYKVRKGDNLFRIAVRNGTSVEILRKANNLGNGDSIHPGQIIQIR; from the coding sequence ATGCAGAAAAGATCCGTCAGCTGGATCATCCTCTCGATTGTTATCGTGTTTTGTTTCCTCGGAACGTCATGGGGTGCGGAGGAACAGTCGAAAGCGAAGAGCGCGGTTGCCGCATCGGCAGATGTGAGGGATCCGTCTGCGGAGAAGACTCGTACAGCCGATAAACCGATGTCTGCCGGGGAGCAGAAACCGATCGGGGAAACGGCATCACCGCAGGAGGCGAACAACGGAGAGGGACAGGATCAGGACCTGATGGAGGAAGCCCTGGCCCTCCTGGAAGAGTCACAGGTCTCCTGGTCGCGTGGGGATCTGGAGGGAGCCCTGGAGCTCCTGGATCAGGCCTATGCCCTGGTGCTGGATACGGATGGCGATCCTTCCGTCGCCCGGCAGAAAGACGACCTGAGGCTCCTTGTCGCCCGGCGCATCGTCGCCATCTACACGTCCATGCGAACGGTGGCCAAAGGGAAACGCAGCGAAATCCCCCTGTTGATGAACGCCGATGTGGAGAAGGAGATCCGTTCCTTTCAAACGGTGGAGCGGAATTTCTTCATGGAGTCCTATCGCCGTTCCGGCATCTATCGGCCGGCCATGGTCCGGCAGCTTAAGAAAGCGGGGCTGCCGGAAGAGCTTTCCTGGCTGCCCCTGGTGGAGAGCGGTTTCAAGATTCACGCACTCTCCAGGGCCCGCGCCCTCGGCCTCTGGCAGTTCATTCCCTCGACGGGTTATAAATACGGCCTGAACCGGACGGACTGGGTCGACGAGCGCATGGACCTGGAAAAGTCAACCCGGGCGGCCATCGACTACATGAAGGCTCTTCATGAAATGTTCGGCGACTGGCTTACGGTGCTGGCTGCATACAATTGTGGAGAGGGAAGGGTGCTCCGGGTCATTTCCCAGCAAAAGCTCAACTATCTTGACCGTTTCTGGGATCTTTACCATCTCCTGCCGTACGAAACGGCCCGCTATGTTCCCCGCTTTCTCGCCACGATCCACATCATTCGGGACCCGAAGAAATATGGCATGGAACTGCCGGAGGCGCTGGAAAAGGAGATTCCCTTCGAGACCGTGAAAATCCAGAAATCCATGAAGCTGGCGGACATCGCCACCCGGATCGAGACCTCCGAGGAAACCATGTCTTTTCTGAACTCGGAACTGCGGCACGGGATCACGCCGGATAAGGATTACGACCTAAAGGTGCCCATCGAGAAGGCGGAGGTCCTGCTCGCCAGGATCGATGACATTCCGCGCTGGGAGCTTCCGGCGCCGGACCGTGAATCACACCGGTTTGTCCGCTATCGGGTGAGGAGGGGGGACTCCCTCGCTTCCATCGCCCGAAAACACAGAACGACGCCCCAGGCCATCCGGTCCTGCAATCCGTCGCTGGCGAAAGCGCGGTTGCGATCCGGACAGACGCTGGTCATTCCGGCGAAACGTCGATCGGCGGCTGCTTCACCGGTCCGCATCACGAAAAAAGGGTCGGCCGGATCCAGTGGATCATACCGGGTGAAAAAGGGGGACACCCTTTCGGAACTGGCGGAACGGTTCAACACGACTCCTGCGCAGCTCAGCAGACTCAACAGGGTCAAGGGAAACAAGCTTTTTACGGGACAGCTGCTGAAGATCCCTTCCCAGCGGAATGAGGAAACTTCCGAAGATACGGCGGACCAGAAGGCTCAGAAGAACCGGAAAAAAGGGAAGGCGGCCGGAACATCGGCCGGAGAAGAAGGGAAGACATACAAGGTTCGGAAAGGCGACAACCTGTTTCGAATCGCCGTCCGCAACGGAACAAGCGTTGAAATTTTACGGAAGGCCAACAACCTGGGAAATGGTGATTCCATCCATCCCGGGCAGATCATTCAGATCCGGTGA
- a CDS encoding radical SAM protein — MKYEGMIIRPPSEAESLLLQVSVGCSHNKCTFCPTYKGEKFRIKSFDEIREDIREAARFSLRRPVGKVFLVGGDALILPQARLIEILTDLRANVRGIERVGLYANAKSVRKKSPEELKELRALGLGIAYLGVESGSGAILEKIRKGATPRQLVDAGRKLKEAGIGLSVTVLLGIGGVEDSAVHALETANILTEMDPDYTGALTLMLVPGTPLYDDWKAGRFVLPDQYGFLEELGIMIGRSRFTNCFFTSNHASNYLPIRARLPEEKEETVRLIREVVESRDKRLLRPEYLRGL; from the coding sequence ATGAAATACGAGGGAATGATCATCAGACCGCCCAGTGAGGCAGAAAGCCTGCTTCTTCAGGTCAGCGTCGGCTGCTCCCACAACAAATGCACCTTCTGTCCGACCTATAAAGGGGAGAAATTTAGGATCAAATCCTTTGACGAGATCCGGGAGGACATCCGGGAGGCGGCCCGTTTCTCTCTGAGGCGGCCTGTCGGGAAGGTTTTTCTCGTAGGCGGCGACGCCCTGATTCTCCCGCAGGCCAGGCTTATTGAAATTCTCACCGACCTCAGGGCCAATGTTCGAGGAATCGAGCGGGTCGGACTCTATGCAAACGCCAAGAGCGTGCGGAAAAAGAGCCCCGAGGAGTTGAAGGAGCTTCGGGCGCTGGGATTGGGGATCGCTTATCTGGGCGTTGAATCCGGAAGCGGGGCCATCCTGGAGAAAATCCGGAAAGGTGCAACGCCCCGACAATTAGTGGATGCCGGGAGAAAACTGAAGGAAGCGGGCATTGGCCTGTCAGTGACCGTTCTGCTGGGCATCGGCGGGGTGGAGGACAGCGCAGTCCATGCGCTGGAGACGGCGAACATCCTGACGGAGATGGATCCGGATTATACCGGCGCCCTGACCCTGATGCTGGTTCCGGGGACCCCGCTGTACGACGACTGGAAGGCAGGTCGGTTCGTTCTTCCCGATCAATATGGCTTTCTTGAAGAACTGGGGATCATGATCGGCCGTTCCCGGTTCACGAACTGTTTCTTTACGTCCAACCATGCCTCGAATTATCTTCCGATCCGGGCCCGGCTTCCGGAAGAGAAGGAAGAAACGGTGCGGCTCATCCGGGAAGTGGTCGAATCCCGGGACAAGAGGCTGCTGAGGCCCGAATATCTTCGCGGACTGTGA
- the ybeY gene encoding rRNA maturation RNase YbeY, producing MDIWIENRQKKEKIDRRRVRSVLRKALRRLGREDSEISLLFLDDEGIREINRTYLNRDYPTNVISFSMTEGPFGDLNPRVLGDIVISVERSRREALESGLPPEDYQDYLLIHGLLHLLGYDHETPREQDGECMREMERELFYRVKGYRMEGED from the coding sequence ATGGACATCTGGATCGAAAACCGGCAGAAAAAGGAAAAGATCGACCGGCGTCGAGTGCGGAGCGTGCTGCGTAAAGCGCTTCGCCGACTTGGCCGGGAAGATTCCGAAATCAGTCTGCTTTTCCTGGACGACGAAGGGATTCGGGAAATCAACCGGACCTACCTGAATCGCGACTATCCCACCAACGTCATTTCCTTCTCCATGACCGAAGGCCCCTTCGGAGACCTGAATCCCCGCGTTCTTGGCGACATTGTGATTTCCGTGGAGCGGTCCCGCCGGGAGGCCCTTGAATCAGGTCTGCCTCCGGAAGATTACCAGGACTATTTGTTGATTCACGGGCTTCTGCACCTGCTGGGATACGATCACGAAACTCCCCGGGAACAGGATGGGGAGTGTATGCGGGAGATGGAGAGGGAACTGTTTTATCGAGTTAAAGGGTATCGGATGGAGGGAGAGGATTGA
- a CDS encoding HDIG domain-containing protein, producing the protein MNPIDRTVESISSWLRQAIRQVDFLPPFARNRQFQMWSTAIFLSIVVAYLLTPSVHIIPPNYKLGSIATRDIRADRDFFVEDKAATELKRMEATNTVPSIYDWDVEVSDRQRLQITRAFSAMEGVIRGIDRTALSVGVLTVRDLADIGRGRKEFEQILGVTIPEQDFQVLLKHRFSAETAAKVIKLINAVYRTEWITNVSFLTRDTRNGIIVRDLKTQQQERLTDLSPIWHVQDAANLARRKAALALKEEREDIRRAAITLTERLIQPNLTLNQPATEKERQHALDSVKPVLYQVQKGEVITREGQKITPTDLEKIAALYKLDGENVHDKIAMLTGMFLLVMFFALTIYTVARRWLRKPYRENADRIFLSLTILLQFLLIKAGIFVAGAVNRAFPFIPTEAVYYAIPFAFGPMLVAFLIMRKLSLLFAVFTSVLASFLFDSLISMTLFALLGSIVGAYYIAHCRQRSSFLRAGVLLGIVNVGVILCLGLLEGSLSDLSILAKLSMGFIGGLVSGIFVAGISPLFESVFPYTTDIKLLELANLNQPIFQRMILEAPGTYHHSVVLGSMVEAAAESIGANSLLAKVGAYYHDIGKLTKPLYFIENQRNGENRHEKLSPRMSARVITAHIKDGCDLAIQAGLSRDVLNIIREHHGTSLVTYFYEKARKDKDPSIRALPESDFRYPGPKPQSRESGLVLLGDVMEASSRTLTNPTPARIRHFVQERIERVVADGQLDSCALTLMDLKLIAESFTRILTGMFHHRIDYPAPPARETNGRKELPATNGHLDRKPAEKGKDRPASSAERAA; encoded by the coding sequence ATGAACCCCATTGACCGCACCGTCGAGAGCATATCCTCCTGGCTTCGACAGGCCATCCGTCAGGTGGATTTCCTGCCGCCTTTCGCGCGGAACAGGCAGTTCCAGATGTGGAGCACCGCCATTTTCCTGTCGATCGTTGTGGCCTATCTGCTGACTCCCAGCGTTCATATCATCCCGCCCAATTACAAGCTTGGCTCCATTGCTACCCGCGACATCCGTGCGGACCGCGATTTCTTCGTTGAAGACAAGGCGGCCACTGAACTGAAACGCATGGAAGCCACCAACACCGTTCCTTCGATATACGACTGGGATGTGGAAGTGTCCGATCGGCAGCGGCTGCAGATCACCCGCGCCTTCTCCGCCATGGAGGGTGTCATTCGAGGAATCGACCGAACCGCATTGTCGGTGGGCGTCCTCACGGTCAGGGACCTGGCGGATATCGGGCGGGGCCGCAAGGAGTTTGAGCAGATCCTCGGCGTTACCATTCCCGAGCAGGACTTCCAGGTGTTGTTGAAACACCGTTTCTCGGCGGAAACAGCGGCAAAGGTAATCAAGCTGATCAACGCCGTTTACCGTACGGAATGGATCACAAATGTCAGTTTTCTCACCCGGGATACCAGGAACGGCATCATTGTCCGTGATCTCAAGACACAGCAGCAGGAACGGCTGACGGACCTGTCTCCCATCTGGCATGTGCAGGATGCGGCGAACCTGGCGCGCAGAAAAGCCGCACTGGCCCTGAAGGAAGAACGGGAAGACATCCGCAGGGCCGCCATCACCCTGACGGAAAGGCTCATTCAACCGAATCTGACCCTGAACCAGCCGGCCACGGAAAAGGAGCGCCAACACGCCCTCGACAGCGTCAAGCCCGTTCTCTACCAGGTCCAGAAGGGTGAGGTGATTACCCGGGAAGGGCAAAAGATCACACCGACCGACCTGGAAAAAATCGCAGCCCTTTACAAACTCGATGGCGAAAACGTCCACGACAAAATCGCCATGCTCACCGGCATGTTTCTCCTGGTGATGTTTTTTGCATTGACGATATATACCGTCGCCCGCCGGTGGCTTCGCAAACCGTATCGGGAAAATGCAGACCGCATCTTCCTTTCCCTGACGATCCTGCTTCAGTTTCTGTTGATCAAGGCGGGCATTTTCGTCGCCGGAGCCGTCAACCGCGCCTTCCCCTTCATCCCGACGGAAGCGGTCTATTACGCCATCCCATTTGCGTTCGGCCCTATGCTGGTCGCCTTCCTCATCATGAGGAAGCTGTCACTCCTGTTCGCCGTGTTTACGTCGGTCCTGGCCTCATTTCTCTTCGACAGCCTGATCTCCATGACACTGTTTGCCCTGCTGGGCAGCATCGTGGGTGCCTACTATATCGCTCATTGCCGCCAGCGGTCCTCCTTTCTGCGAGCCGGAGTCCTGCTCGGAATCGTCAACGTGGGAGTTATTCTCTGCCTGGGACTCCTGGAAGGATCCCTGTCGGATCTGTCCATTCTGGCGAAACTGTCCATGGGCTTCATCGGAGGCCTCGTGTCCGGCATTTTCGTGGCCGGCATCAGTCCCCTGTTTGAAAGCGTGTTCCCCTATACGACCGATATCAAGCTCCTCGAACTGGCGAACCTCAACCAGCCAATTTTTCAGCGCATGATCCTCGAGGCGCCCGGAACCTATCATCACAGCGTCGTCCTCGGCTCCATGGTCGAGGCGGCAGCGGAGAGCATCGGTGCCAATTCCCTGCTTGCGAAAGTGGGTGCTTACTACCATGACATCGGCAAGCTGACGAAACCCCTCTATTTCATCGAAAACCAGCGAAACGGGGAAAACCGGCACGAAAAACTCTCTCCCCGCATGAGCGCACGCGTCATAACCGCCCACATCAAGGACGGATGCGATCTGGCCATTCAGGCTGGACTGAGCCGCGACGTCCTCAACATCATCCGGGAACACCACGGGACGAGCCTGGTCACGTACTTCTACGAAAAGGCGCGCAAGGATAAGGATCCTTCCATTCGGGCCCTCCCGGAAAGCGATTTTCGTTACCCGGGTCCGAAGCCTCAGAGCCGGGAGTCGGGTCTCGTTCTCCTGGGGGATGTCATGGAGGCATCGTCCAGAACGCTGACGAATCCGACTCCCGCACGAATCCGGCATTTCGTTCAGGAGCGGATCGAGCGCGTGGTCGCAGACGGGCAGCTTGACTCCTGCGCCCTGACGCTGATGGACCTTAAACTGATCGCCGAGAGTTTTACCCGCATCCTGACCGGGATGTTCCACCATCGCATCGACTATCCCGCTCCGCCCGCCCGGGAGACAAACGGCCGGAAGGAACTGCCCGCAACCAATGGACATCTGGATCGAAAACCGGCAGAAAAAGGAAAAGATCGACCGGCGTCGAGTGCGGAGCGTGCTGCGTAA
- a CDS encoding HlyC/CorC family transporter has protein sequence MKKKVSTFLRGILSSSDPDRLEKEIQSIVDDGEEKGLLDSQSGDMIQNILAFRDTVVREVMIPRTEMVAISSRSTIEEILELVRVHGHTRMPVYQGNIDNIVGVMNVKDLLKFWSKSLDEKDILQVLRKPYYIPETKNTHILLHELKQRKHHMAIVIDEYGGTSGLVTFEDLIEEIVGEIHDEHDSREGRIVPAADGYFLLDGRVEIEEIEEHFDVKLPRGKFETVGGLILHHIMRIPEPGETIIIDPFEIIIESANERTIRKIRMKKLPGDHDAI, from the coding sequence TTGAAGAAAAAGGTATCCACGTTTCTCAGGGGAATTCTTTCTTCCAGCGATCCCGACCGGCTGGAAAAGGAGATCCAGTCCATCGTCGACGACGGCGAGGAAAAGGGGCTTCTGGATTCGCAGTCGGGAGACATGATCCAGAACATCCTGGCGTTTCGCGACACCGTCGTCCGGGAGGTCATGATCCCGAGAACGGAGATGGTGGCGATCAGTTCCCGCTCGACTATCGAGGAGATCCTGGAACTGGTGAGGGTTCACGGTCACACCCGGATGCCCGTCTACCAGGGAAACATCGACAACATCGTCGGCGTCATGAACGTGAAGGATCTGCTCAAATTCTGGTCCAAATCCCTGGATGAAAAAGACATTCTGCAGGTTCTTCGCAAGCCCTACTACATCCCGGAAACGAAGAACACCCACATCCTTCTCCATGAACTCAAGCAGCGGAAGCACCATATGGCCATCGTCATCGACGAGTACGGAGGAACCTCCGGGCTGGTGACGTTCGAGGACCTGATCGAGGAGATCGTGGGGGAGATTCACGACGAGCATGACAGCCGGGAAGGGCGGATTGTGCCCGCCGCGGACGGCTATTTTCTTCTGGACGGCCGTGTCGAGATCGAGGAGATCGAGGAGCACTTCGACGTGAAGCTGCCGCGGGGCAAGTTCGAGACCGTGGGCGGACTGATTCTCCATCACATCATGCGGATTCCGGAGCCGGGGGAGACCATCATTATCGATCCATTTGAAATCATAATTGAATCTGCAAACGAGAGAACCATACGCAAGATCCGGATGAAGAAACTGCCTGGCGATCATGACGCGATCTGA
- the lnt gene encoding apolipoprotein N-acyltransferase, whose translation MTRSDRTGKRNGAAGSSEPGRIPAADGSRAWLLALASGALLCLSFPRYGSAVVAWAALVPLFLAVRNASILQAFGLGWAAGFTGYVGILYWIVHVVVHYGRLPFAVGIPVMLLLAAYLGLYVSIFAGALVFFRHRGFPLLLGAPLVWTSLEFVKSRLLSGFPWADLGASQYPNLPFIQTAEFTGTYGLTFLVVMANAALFRLLFERADNRRWLREVLVCIVLIAAVHGYGWWRIGDIGKKLEGAPSLAVRLVQGNIEQDVKWDPAYQQETVDIYTSLSRRTPAPPGGLVVWPETAAPFYFQDRNDLHRQVTFLPRETASWLILGSPRYEQREREIASFNSAFLVSPEGAVQSRYDKVHLVPYGEYVPFRRIIPFLTALTEGIGDFESGSGYQVLTMGAHRPGVLICYEGILAEAGRAYKRQGADLLVNITNDAWFGRTSAPYQHLSMTVFRAVETRLFLIRAANTGISAIVDPTGRIAAQTGIFERTALAGSVNFIDEKTFYGAYGDIFVYLCLGGTLVVIGFSSPGRFGRPRSSRKDPPRERKK comes from the coding sequence ATGACGCGATCTGATCGGACGGGGAAAAGAAACGGAGCCGCCGGAAGCAGCGAACCCGGAAGGATTCCGGCTGCCGACGGATCCCGTGCCTGGCTCCTGGCGCTGGCAAGCGGCGCGCTTCTCTGTCTGTCGTTTCCGCGTTACGGGTCGGCCGTCGTGGCCTGGGCGGCTCTCGTGCCCCTTTTTCTCGCTGTCCGGAACGCCTCCATCCTGCAGGCGTTCGGATTGGGGTGGGCGGCCGGTTTCACGGGCTATGTCGGGATTCTCTACTGGATCGTTCACGTAGTGGTACACTACGGCCGCCTTCCCTTCGCCGTAGGAATCCCGGTCATGCTCCTCCTGGCGGCGTACCTGGGGCTCTATGTCTCCATCTTTGCAGGCGCTCTTGTCTTCTTCAGGCATCGGGGCTTTCCGCTGCTCCTGGGAGCCCCGCTGGTATGGACTTCCCTCGAGTTCGTCAAGTCCCGCCTCCTGAGCGGTTTTCCCTGGGCGGACCTGGGAGCCTCCCAGTATCCGAACCTGCCTTTCATTCAGACGGCCGAGTTCACCGGAACCTACGGCCTGACGTTCCTGGTCGTGATGGCGAATGCCGCTCTCTTCCGCCTTCTCTTCGAACGGGCCGATAACCGGCGATGGCTTCGGGAGGTCCTGGTCTGTATCGTTCTGATCGCCGCCGTTCACGGTTACGGATGGTGGCGGATCGGAGACATCGGGAAGAAGCTCGAAGGAGCCCCCTCTCTGGCCGTTCGCCTCGTCCAGGGAAACATCGAGCAGGACGTGAAGTGGGACCCTGCATACCAGCAGGAGACGGTCGACATCTACACCTCCCTCTCGCGCCGGACGCCCGCCCCGCCGGGCGGTCTCGTCGTCTGGCCGGAGACGGCCGCCCCTTTCTATTTCCAGGACCGGAACGACCTGCACCGACAGGTGACATTCCTCCCCCGCGAAACCGCTTCCTGGCTGATCCTGGGCAGTCCGCGCTACGAACAAAGGGAGCGCGAGATCGCCTCCTTCAACAGCGCCTTCCTCGTTTCACCGGAAGGAGCCGTGCAAAGCCGGTACGACAAGGTCCACCTTGTGCCCTATGGGGAATACGTTCCGTTCCGCCGGATCATCCCCTTTCTGACGGCACTGACGGAAGGAATCGGCGATTTCGAGTCCGGATCCGGATATCAGGTTCTGACGATGGGCGCCCACCGGCCCGGGGTCCTCATCTGCTATGAAGGGATTCTTGCAGAGGCCGGCCGGGCCTACAAACGCCAGGGAGCGGATCTGCTGGTGAACATTACCAACGATGCCTGGTTCGGCCGGACGTCCGCTCCCTATCAGCACCTTTCGATGACGGTATTCCGGGCCGTGGAAACCCGCCTGTTCCTGATTCGGGCGGCCAATACGGGCATCTCGGCCATTGTGGATCCTACCGGGAGAATCGCAGCGCAGACGGGCATCTTCGAGAGGACAGCCCTGGCCGGAAGCGTGAATTTCATTGACGAGAAGACGTTTTATGGGGCATATGGGGACATCTTTGTTTACCTTTGCCTGGGCGGCACCCTCGTGGTGATCGGCTTTTCATCACCGGGCCGCTTCGGCCGGCCCCGTTCCAGCCGGAAAGATCCCCCGAGAGAACGAAAAAAGTAA
- the prfB gene encoding peptide chain release factor 2, which yields MFRNELKTSGCVFDVAGKEAEKSTLDAQVLKDDFWSDQETAREILKRKSRLEEVIGGWKERDRVYRDLAQLYELASEEGDEDTIRDISRDLDHLETNVRDDEFRLMLGAEEDRLNAIMNINAGAGGTEAQDWAEMLFRMYGRWAERKGYRMQVIDLLPGEEAGIKSASITLEGPYAYGYAKAEIGIHRLVRISPFDAGARRHTSFASVFVFPEVSDEIVIEIDEGDLRVDTYRSTGAGGQHVNKTDSAVRITHIPTGIVVQCQNERSQHKNKSMAMKYLKSRLYERKLTEQRAKLDEMEKSKKDIAWGSQIRSYVLHPYKMVKDHRTNLETGNVTRVLDGEIDDFIEAYLLAASKR from the coding sequence ATCTTCAGAAACGAATTGAAAACCTCGGGGTGTGTCTTTGACGTCGCCGGCAAGGAAGCTGAAAAAAGCACCCTGGATGCCCAGGTCCTGAAAGATGATTTCTGGAGTGATCAGGAAACGGCCAGGGAAATCCTGAAGAGGAAAAGCCGCTTGGAGGAGGTCATCGGCGGCTGGAAAGAACGGGATCGGGTTTACCGGGATCTGGCGCAACTTTATGAACTGGCGTCCGAGGAAGGGGACGAGGATACGATCCGGGACATTTCCCGGGATCTCGACCACCTCGAAACGAATGTCCGGGATGACGAATTCCGCCTCATGCTGGGCGCGGAAGAGGACCGCCTCAACGCCATCATGAACATCAATGCAGGCGCCGGCGGTACCGAGGCCCAGGACTGGGCGGAAATGCTCTTCCGCATGTACGGCCGATGGGCGGAGAGAAAAGGCTACCGGATGCAGGTCATCGATCTGCTCCCCGGGGAAGAGGCGGGCATCAAGAGCGCTTCCATAACCCTGGAGGGGCCGTATGCCTACGGCTACGCGAAAGCGGAGATCGGCATCCATCGTCTTGTCCGGATATCTCCTTTCGATGCCGGTGCCCGGCGCCATACATCCTTTGCATCCGTGTTTGTCTTTCCCGAAGTGAGCGACGAGATCGTCATTGAAATCGATGAGGGCGACCTGCGCGTCGATACCTATCGGTCCACGGGTGCCGGGGGACAGCACGTCAACAAAACGGACTCGGCCGTCCGCATCACGCATATTCCGACGGGCATTGTCGTCCAGTGCCAGAATGAACGGTCCCAGCACAAAAACAAATCCATGGCCATGAAATACCTCAAGTCCCGCCTGTATGAGCGCAAGCTCACGGAACAGAGGGCCAAGCTGGATGAAATGGAGAAGTCGAAGAAGGACATCGCCTGGGGGAGCCAGATCCGGTCCTATGTCCTTCATCCCTACAAGATGGTCAAAGATCACCGGACAAACCTTGAAACAGGCAATGTAACCCGGGTCCTCGACGGGGAAATCGACGATTTTATCGAGGCTTATCTCCTCGCGGCCTCCAAGCGATGA